One Labrus mixtus chromosome 22, fLabMix1.1, whole genome shotgun sequence genomic window carries:
- the fam3c gene encoding protein FAM3C, which produces MARAGGILKFAALIFAFLLAVFLAFQLLEINMDFKLSSVISRSMPVNEASSKPVKYKCGLSKACPSGHFAFKMASGAASVVGPRFCLDDKLIMSGVKNNVGRGINIALVNGITGEVLKTDSFDMWAGDVAPFIKFLKEIEEGTVVMMASFDDPATKLNDEARKLIAELGSTAVNNLGFRDNWVFVGGKGIKTKSPFEQYIKNSPDTNKFEGWPEVLEMEGCVPQRQV; this is translated from the exons ATGGCCAGGGCTGGCG GTATTCTGAAGTTTGCCGCGCTTATCTTTGCATTCCTCCTCGCAGTCTTTCTGGCTTTTCAACTCCTGGAAATAAACATGGATTTCAAGTTGAGCAGCGTTATCT CAAGAAGTATGCCAGTGAATGAAGCCT CATCAAAACCAGTCAAGTACAAATGTGGGCTGTCCAAAGCATGTCCGAGCGGACACTTTGCCTTCAAGATGGCGAGCGGAGCAGCCAGCGTAGTCGGGCCCAGATTCTGCCTGGACGACAAact aatCATGAGCGGAGTGAAGAACAACGTTGGCAGAGGAATCAACATCGCCCTGGTTAATG GGATAACTGGAGAGGTTTTAAAGACCGACAGTTTTGACATGTGGGCAGGAG ATGTGGCTCCCTTCATTAAATTCCTGAAGGAAATCGAGGAAGGAACAGTCGTGATGATGGCCTCCTTCGACGATCCTGCAACAAA ACTCAACGATGAAGCCAGGAAGCTTATTGCTGAACTGGGAAGCACGGCCGTGAATAATTTGGGCTTCCGGGATAACTGGGTCTTTGTGGGAGGGAAAGGAATCAAGACCAAGAGTCCATTTGAGCAG TATATCAAGAACAGCCCGGATACAAACAAATTCGAGGGATGGCCCGAAGTGTTGGAGATGGAGGGCTGCGTGCCTCAGAGGCAGGTCTAA
- the si:dkey-159a18.1 gene encoding sortilin, with amino-acid sequence MIWRLVVLGGLCVLGSQGQARTRPRRETSSSSSSSSAGASRPFTSCRTPLTPAEHKILDDNTHETGFNGDDGSYVILTWVGDGTGVVLVLSTFSAPIDTFIEGGSSRLYRSTDYGKSFHDISDRINNTFIMEEFGVSVGPGSSVILTADIPVVDHRGGIIFTSRDAGATFKFIQLPFHLAQPITYHFLKPYYLVALSIDGGLWLSLDFGAKWTKVHDGVHSFSWGAGVNLFFSFSRTEAVDAEERGDLVLKRTTDLGKTFATIHEDIFSFGYIGAFLFFSVMEDPRSPRVMYFSSDQGDTFSRALLPSASTEQFYSILDGDEEMLFMHVDNPGDTFFGTMYTSDDRGILFSKSLERHLFDGQRKSDFTNITSLRGVYLTNKLDEDGRIRSVISFNRGRTWRQLKKPDNVECAQQVKNCNLHIHGEHSRNNRIVPMLALSEPTAIGLVIAHGTVGDSLSSSQHPDVFVSSDGGYNWRGTLRGTHHYSILDSGGLIVAVEAQHEGQVKTIKFSTDEGQCWKSYNFTEQPFFFAGLASEPGTKAMNVSVWGFRPEEDGQPMWVTITIDFQSLITRQCNDQDYEKWLAHSTDGGDLERNGCVLGVKETYRRLKKQSVCRNGKGFVVSKKQSPCLCTREDYLCDYGYYRHVNTSECVRQSSAPNKTLELCLNGEEDELFTAGYRKVPSDRCEGGFSPQLAEQTVIRPCGVKPSPGPPSRSSFPITHFDTPRERLVLILVCAGAGAIVLIAIVSAVLAVKRVVYRNRVPAYRFSNLQIQDDENGITADLQSAVSNNGTTCHLDSDDDLLQ; translated from the exons ATGATCTGGAGACTGGTGGTCCTCGGTGGGCTGTGCGTTCTTGGGAGCCAGGGCCAAGCGCGCACACGTCCAAGGAGggaaaccagcagcagcagcagcagcagttcagCAGGTGCCTCCAGACCTTTCACCTCCTGCCGGACTCCCCTCACCCCCGCCGAGCACAAGATTCTGGATGATAACACGCACGAG acCGGGTTTAACGGTGATGACGGATCATATGTCATTCTTACATGGGTTGGAGATGGCACAGGA GTCGTCCTGGTCCTCTCAACATTCAGTGCCCCTATAGACACCTTCATAGAGGGAGGCTCCTCAAGACTTTATCGAAG TACCGATTATGGAAAATCCTTCCACGACATCTCCGACCGCATcaacaacaccttcatcatggaAGAGTTCGGCGTCAGCGTTGGACCGGGAAGCTCT GTGATTCTGACAGCAGACATTCCGGTGGTGGACCACCGAGGCGGGATCATCTTCACCTCAAGGGATGCTGGCGCCACCTTCAAGTTCATCCAACTGCCCTTCCACCTGGCTCAGCCAATCACGTACCACTTCCTAAAGCCGTACTACCTCGTGGCCCTCAGCATCGAC GGCGGACTGTGGCTCTCTCTGGACTTTGGCGCCAAGTGGACAAAAGTTCACGATGGAGTGCATTCTTTCTCATG GGGGGCCGGCGTTAATTTGTTCTTCAGCTTCAGTCGAACAGAAGCAG TTGACGCGGAGGAGCGAGGGGATTTGGTCCTGAAGAGGACGACGGATCTGGGGAAAACCTTCGCCACCATCCACGAGGACATCTTCAGCTTCGGCTACATCGGAgcgtttctcttcttctctgtgatgGAAGATCCC AGATCCCCACGGGTCATGTACTTCTCTTCAGACCAGGGCGACACCTTCAGCCGGGCGCTGCTGCCTTCGGCCTCAACAGAGCAG ttttactcCATCCTGGACGGCGATGAAGAAATGCTCTTCATGCATGTGGACAACCCcggag ACACCTTCTTTGGGACCATGTACACGTCAGACGACCGGGGCATCTTGTTCTCCAAATCCCTGGAGCGCCATCTATTTGACGGGCAGAGGAAAAGCGACTTCACCAACATCACTTCCCTGAGAGGAGTCTACCTCACAAACAAACTGGACGAGG ATGGCCGTATCAGATCCGTCATTTCCTTCAACCGAGGACGAACATGGAGGCAACTTAAAAAACCCGACAATGTGGAATGTGCACAGCAAGTGAAGAAT TGTAACCTTCATATTCATGGAGAGCACAGTCGCAACAACCGCATTGTTCCCATGTTAGCGCTGTCTGAGCCCACTGCTATCGGTCTGGTGATCGCACATG GTACTGTCGGTGACTCTCTGTCATCTTCGCAGCACCCAGACGTCTTTGTCTCCTCAGACGGGGGTTATAACTGGAGGGGGACGCTGAGGGGGACCCACCACTACAGCATACTGGACTCTGGGGGTCTCATTGTGGCTGTGGAGGCCCAGCATGAAGGACAAGTCAAGACAATCAA gTTCTCCACAGACGAGGGCCAGTGCTGGAAGTCGTACAACTTCACCGAGCAGCCGTTCTTCTTCGCGGGTCTGGCATCAGAGCCGGGGACCAAGGCGATGAATGTCAGCGTGTGGGGCTTCAGACCCGAAGAGGACGGCCAGCCCATGTGGGTCACCATCACCATCGACTTCCAGAGCCTCATTACAAGACAAT GTAATGACCAGGACTACGAGAAGTGGTTGGCTCATTCTACAGACGGGGGAGACTTGGAGAGAAACGGCTGCGTGTTGGGCGTCAAAGAGACGTACAGGAGGCTGAAGAAACAATCGGTGTGCAGAAACGGGAAAGGCTTTGTGGTGAGCAAGAAGCAAAGCCCCTGTTTGTGCACCAGAGAAGATTACTTATG CGACTATGGCTACTACCGACATGTGAACACCTCCGAGTGTGTGAGACAATCGAGCGCTCCAAATAAAACCTTGGAGCTCTGTCTGAATGGAGAGGAGGACGAGCTTTTCACAGCAGG GTACCGTAAGGTCCCTAGTGACAGATGTGAGGGGGGATTCTCGCCTCAGCTCGCCGAGCAGACAGTAATCAGACCGTGTGGGGTTAAACCCAGTCCTGGTCCGCCTTCCAGGTCCTCATTTCCAATCACACACTTTGACACACCG CGAGAGCGGCTGGTGTTGATCCTAGTGTGCGCAGGAGCCGGAGCAATTGTCCTGATCGCTATTGTTTCCGCTGTCCTGGCTGTCAAGAGGGTGGTGTACAgaaacag GGTACCAGCGTATCGTTTCTCCAACCTTCAGATTCAGGATGACGAAAACGGCATCACAGCAGATCTCCAGAGTGCCGTCAGCAATAATGGCACCACCTGCCACCTGGACTCAGACGAT GATCTTCTCCAGTGA
- the dram1 gene encoding DNA damage-regulated autophagy modulator protein 1 → MFWFMQGLCFLPTFLVIWSSSTFIISYLIALLRRDVDIVFPYISDTSAQPPESCIFGLMTFISACAGIATMYARYKYVQKLSEETHVVSPCLNGSALYVGMMSCLGMCIVATFQEITVTYAHDAGALIFFVSGISYIILQTVVSYKAYPYGCSRKVIAIRLCISIIATLAFFPTVVCAYFVNQTELHRDPDDKDYPYQLASAVCEWTVAFSFICFFFTYIHDFKLFTLQVKAVCEGYS, encoded by the exons ATGTTTTGGTTCATGCAGGGTCTCTGCTTTCTGCCAACGTTTTTGGTCATCTGGTCCTCGAGCACTTTCATTATTTCCTACCTTATTGCGCTTCTCAGACGTGATGTCGACATAGTCTTCCCATACATAAG TGACACAAGTGCACAACCCCCGGAGAGCTGCATTTTTGGCCTTATGACATTCATCTCTGCATGTGcag GAATAGCCACCATGTACGCCAGGTACAAATATGTGCAGAAGCTAAGTGAGGAAACACATGTGGTGAGCCCCTGTCTCAATGGAAGTGCTCTTTATGTTGGGATGATGTCCTGTTTGGGCATGTGCATTGTTGCAACCTTCCAG GAAATAACAGTGACATACGCTCATGATGCAGGAGCTCTGATTTTCTTCGTGTCGGGAATCTCCTACATTATCCTACAAACTGTTGTATCGTATAAGGCTTATCCATACGGGTGCTCCAGGAAGGTGATCGCAATACGCTTGTGTATCTCCATCATTGCTACTTTAGCATTTTTCCCCA CTGTCGTCTGTGCATATTTTGTGAACCAAACCGAGCTGCACAGAGACCCCGACGACAAG GACTATCCTTATCAGTTAGCCAGCGCTGTGTGCGAGTGGACGGTTGCGTTCAGCTTCATTTGCTTCTTCTTCACATACATTCACGATTTCAAA CTTTTTACTCTTCAGGTGAAGGCAGTGTGCGAGGGTTACTCCTGA
- the washc3 gene encoding WASH complex subunit 3 — protein MDEDGLPIVGSGVDLTKVPAIQQRRVVAYLNQFVVHTVRFLNRFSTVCEEKLSNISLRIQQIETTLCILEAKLSSIPGLEDVTIEGSSQQQPVQSNGPTTTIQSQTEVPPPAVLPPPVTAPEPTITERIEEDNTAAENVMTVCKDPRYARYLKMVQVGVPVLAIRNKMVLEGLDPNLLDTPDAPVPDGAAGATEDQDVAATSSDSESSFSD, from the exons ATGGACGAGGACGGACTGCCGATTGTGGGCTCTGGTGTTGATCTTACCAAG GTCCCCGCTATTCAACAGAGAAGAGTGGTTGCCTATCTCAATCAGTTTGTTGTGCACACAGTCCGGTTCCTCAATCGTTTCTCCACAGTGTGTGAGGAGAAACTTTCCAACATTTCTCTTCGCATACAGCAAATAGAAACAACCCTGTGCATTTTGGAGGCCAAG CTGTCCTCCATTCCCGGACTGGAGGATGTCACAATAGAAGGATCCAGTCAGCAGCAACCTGTTCAATCTAATGGACCCACAACCACAATTCAGAGCCAGACAGAAGTTCCACCTCCAGCCGTTCTGCCTCCGCCAGTG ACTGCTCCAGAGCCGACAATAACAGAAAGAATAGAAGAAGACAACACGGCTGCAGAGAATGTGATGACAGTGTGCAAGGACCCGCGTTACGCACGATACCTGAAAATGGTTCAAGTG GGAGTTCCGGTTTTGGCTATCAGGAATAAAATGGTCTTGGAGGGTTTGGATCCAAACTTGCTTGA CACACCCGATGCCCCCGTGCCAGACGGAGCAGCAGGGGCGACCGAGGATCAAGATGTCGCTGCCACCAGCTCAGACAGTGAATCGTCCTTCAGCGACTGA
- the LOC132956367 gene encoding zinc finger protein 84-like isoform X1, with the protein MEAVESKEKVNDPSLPLPSLRLLVPPLQLLSAAMWQLAKRKDVLSYERLQEFVCTVTEAAPGLINHRQRAQLVLGLRARLILELCKGSSRGSVDSQMIQSYLERLPVTSTQTDYRDAEVKTTESTFIALVQSLLKDPVERAYFFQEVFPVEYGPRYDAALHVILWELLSKLEKLFPVPDLKQTAAWLGSAPSVLEECVETSPEELSSIFKHYKSSGLLKMPYGPSSTIGSCIMSALSIPPSQKTNISVGLESIHNYANVLNPVTFVSTDQYSVVAVYTEVEVGAAEVDEEMVEAAEVQVQTDFYEEEIMAMSAENASEEANGSRAEETSDTAGVAKALETLAKTFALRKESLGQEVQTGKEDSSLNDEPRLGAATEEAKEDFPSEDTGSNVNSLADLKGNRASFSADEEVTEEDPVSPGSADVRRSTRFHVKTSTSRQNTCEVEKPKETSEELKMSRADGSLAPSIIAIKGSEGDSEELTSIIFTCSRCPFHSSEENSPPHFHMQSVRTEEYRTLAGATFTPSPSSTDEIFTSIKLFPKGNTEQDEAEQGESPGRGSVSQPRSRQKALTCETCGKTFTRTSDVRRHQLIHTGERPFHCSQCNRTFQHSWDLAKHESKHHGVDISFSCRLCGSSFPNLRALTGHHKKSHSRESRLPQICSICSQSFPTSSELLEHRKSHVADKRYLCQQCGAGFDTLLARSKHRQIHQVKHQFKCQHCEKTYTRRSDVKRHLRTHTGERPYQCDQCSKRFSLRFSLMKHLRVHTGERPFQCSQCQKRFTLVSVLARHERMHTGEKPFLCSQCGKGFLSQGELTKHHRSHVDVRPYSCNLCDKRFKSKKTQQEHIVSHTGARPYPCTYCGKGFTKPYALTRHNLIHTGERPFPCGHCEKTFLTLNEAQLHQRIHTGERPYPCSVCELKFKSSSVLARHKRCHSGLRTQKPHCEKCMTTFTSKARLKEHMETHREEGDAAQSVNTLKPEELNS; encoded by the exons ATGGAGGCTGTTGAGTCAAAAGAGAAAGTTAATG ACCCAAGCCTGCCTCTCCCATCTCTGCGCCTCCTGGTGCCCCCACTGCAGCTCCTGTCCGCTGCTATGTGGCAGCTGGCGAAGCGGAAAGATGTGCTGAGTTACGAGAGGCTCCAGGAGTTTGTGTGCACGGTGACGGAGGCGGCCCCTGGACTCATCAACCACAGACAGAGAGCCCAGCTGGTCCTGGGTCTAAGAGCGAGg TTGATTCTGGAGCTTTGCAAAGGCTCGTCGCGAGGTTCTGTGGATTCTCAGATGATCCAGAGCTACTTGGAAAGACTCCCTGTGACCTCGACACAGACAGAT TACAGGGATGCTGAGGTGAAGACAACAGAGTCCACTTTCATTGCACTTGTTCAGAGCCTGCTAAAAGATCCAGTTGAGAGAGCTTATTTCTTCCAG gaggtGTTCCCAGTGGAATACGGGCCTCGGTATGATGCTGCTCTGCATGTGATACTGTGGGAGCTGCTGTCAAAGCTGGAGAAGCTGTTTCCAGTTCCAGACTTAAAACAG ACTGCAGCCTGGCTCGGCTCGGCTCCTTCTGTTTTGGAGGAATGCGTTGAGACGTCACCTGAAGAGCTGAGCTCCATCTTCAAACACTACAAGAGTTCAGGGCTGCTGAAGATGCCAT atggTCCTTCGTCCACCATCGGCAGCTGCATAATGTCGGCTCTTTCCATCCCTCCCTCACAAAAGACAAACATCTCTGTTGGACTGGAATCCATCCACAATTACGCCAACGTCCTAAACCCTGTCACTTTTGTCAGTACGGATCAGTACAGCGTTGTCGCCGTTTACACTGAAGTGGAGGTCGGTGCAGCTGAGGTGGACGAAGAAATGGTGGAGGCCGCTGAGGTGCAGGTCCAGACGGATTTCTATGAAGAAGAGATCATGGCCATGAGCGCAGAAAACGCCAGTGAGGAGGCTAACGGCTCGCGGGCGGAAGAAACAAGCGACACCGCGGGTGTTGCTAAAGCTCTGGAGACTCTGGCGAAAACATTTGCGCTGAGGAAGGAGAGCCTCGGTCAAGAAGTCCAAACGGGGAAGGAGGACTCGTCCCTTAATGATGAGCCGCGGCTTGGAGCAGCAACCGAGGAGGCAAAGGAGGATTTCCCCTCTGAAGATACGGGGAGCAATGTGAACTCTTTGGCAGACCTGAAGGGTAATCGTGCATCCTTTTCTGCTGATGAAGAAGTCACAGAAGAAGATCCAGTGTCTCCAGGGTCAGCTGATGTTCGCCGATCTACTCGTTTTCATGTGAAGACCTCAACCAGCAGGCAGAATACATGTGAAGTCGAGAAGCCAAAAGAAACAAGTGAAGAGCTAAAAAT GAGCAGAGCTGATGGATCTCTCGCCCCCTCCATCATAGCCATCAAAGGAAGTGAAG GAGATTCAGAAGAGCTGACCTCGATCATCTTCACCTGCTCTCGCTGTCCCTTCCACAGCTCTGAAGAAAACAGCCCTCCTCACTTCCACATGCAGAGCGTTCGCACTGAAGAGTACAGGACGCTTGCGGGCGCTACGTTTACCCCGTCGCCTTCCAGCACGGATGAAATTTTCACGTCGATTAAACTTTTCCCCAAAGGAAACACGGAGCAGGACGAAGCAGAACAGGGTGAGAGTCCGGGCAGAGGAAGCGTGTCTCAGCCCCGAAGCAGACAGAAGGCCCTGACATGTGAAACGTGCGGTAAGACGTTCACGCGCACGTCAGATGTCAGGCGGCACCAGCTCATCCACACTGGAGAGAGACCATTTCACTGCTCGCAGTGTAACCGAACCTTCCAGCACTCGTGGGACCTTGCCAAACACGAGAGCAAACATCACGGCGTGGACATTTCTTTCTCCTGCCGGCTGTGCGGCAGCTCCTTCCCCAACCTCCGCGCGCTCACCGGCCACCACAAGAAGTCTCACTCGCGGGAGAGCCGGCTCCCTCAGATCTGCTCCATCTGCAGCCAGAGCTTCCCCACGTCCTCGGAGCTGCTCGAGCACAGGAAGTCCCACGTCGCCGACAAGCGCTACCTCTGCCAGCAGTGCGGCGCGGGGTTCGACACGCTGCTCGCCCGCTCCAAGCACCGGCAGATACACCAAGTGAAGCATCAGTTTAAGTGTCAGCACTGTGAGAAGACGTACACGCGGAGATCTGACGTCAAGAGGCATTTAAGGACGCACACGGGAGAGAGACCTTACCAGTGCGACCAGTGCAGCAAACGCTTCTCTCTGCGCTTCTCGCTCATGAAACACCTTCGCGTTCACACGGGCGAGAGGCCTTTCCAGTGCTCCCAGTGCCAAAAGAGGTTCACGCTGGTCTCAGTGCTCGCTAGACACGAGAGGATGCACACAGGGGAGAAACCGTTCCTTTGCTCTCAGTGTGGGAAGGGCTTTTTGTCGCAGGGTGAGCTCACAAAACATCACAGGTCACACGTGGACGTCAGGCCTTACTCCTGCAACCTGTGTGACAAACGCTTCAAGAGCAAGAAAACCCAACAGGAGCACATCGTCTCCCATACTGGTGCCCGTCCATACCCCTGCACCTACTGCGGGAAGGGCTTCACAAAACCGTACGCGCTCACCAGACACAATCTCATTCACACGGGGGAGAGGCCGTTTCCCTGCGGGCACTGCGAGAAGACGTTTCTAACCCTCAACGAGGCGCAGCTGCACCAGCGGATTCACACGGGGGAGAGGCCGTATCCCTGCAGCGTCTGTGAGCTCAAATTCAAGAGCTCGTCGGTGCTGGCCCGACACAAACGCTGCCACTCAGGGCTCCGGACGCAGAAGCCGCACTGCGAGAAGTGCATGACGACGTTCACATCCAAGGCCAGGCTGAAGGAACAcatggagacacacagagaggagggagacgcAGCACAGTCTGTGAACACTTTGAAGCCTGAGGAAttgaacagttaa
- the LOC132956367 gene encoding zinc finger protein 83-like isoform X2 — MDAEVKTTESTFIALVQSLLKDPVERAYFFQEVFPVEYGPRYDAALHVILWELLSKLEKLFPVPDLKQTAAWLGSAPSVLEECVETSPEELSSIFKHYKSSGLLKMPYGPSSTIGSCIMSALSIPPSQKTNISVGLESIHNYANVLNPVTFVSTDQYSVVAVYTEVEVGAAEVDEEMVEAAEVQVQTDFYEEEIMAMSAENASEEANGSRAEETSDTAGVAKALETLAKTFALRKESLGQEVQTGKEDSSLNDEPRLGAATEEAKEDFPSEDTGSNVNSLADLKGNRASFSADEEVTEEDPVSPGSADVRRSTRFHVKTSTSRQNTCEVEKPKETSEELKMSRADGSLAPSIIAIKGSEGDSEELTSIIFTCSRCPFHSSEENSPPHFHMQSVRTEEYRTLAGATFTPSPSSTDEIFTSIKLFPKGNTEQDEAEQGESPGRGSVSQPRSRQKALTCETCGKTFTRTSDVRRHQLIHTGERPFHCSQCNRTFQHSWDLAKHESKHHGVDISFSCRLCGSSFPNLRALTGHHKKSHSRESRLPQICSICSQSFPTSSELLEHRKSHVADKRYLCQQCGAGFDTLLARSKHRQIHQVKHQFKCQHCEKTYTRRSDVKRHLRTHTGERPYQCDQCSKRFSLRFSLMKHLRVHTGERPFQCSQCQKRFTLVSVLARHERMHTGEKPFLCSQCGKGFLSQGELTKHHRSHVDVRPYSCNLCDKRFKSKKTQQEHIVSHTGARPYPCTYCGKGFTKPYALTRHNLIHTGERPFPCGHCEKTFLTLNEAQLHQRIHTGERPYPCSVCELKFKSSSVLARHKRCHSGLRTQKPHCEKCMTTFTSKARLKEHMETHREEGDAAQSVNTLKPEELNS; from the exons AT GGATGCTGAGGTGAAGACAACAGAGTCCACTTTCATTGCACTTGTTCAGAGCCTGCTAAAAGATCCAGTTGAGAGAGCTTATTTCTTCCAG gaggtGTTCCCAGTGGAATACGGGCCTCGGTATGATGCTGCTCTGCATGTGATACTGTGGGAGCTGCTGTCAAAGCTGGAGAAGCTGTTTCCAGTTCCAGACTTAAAACAG ACTGCAGCCTGGCTCGGCTCGGCTCCTTCTGTTTTGGAGGAATGCGTTGAGACGTCACCTGAAGAGCTGAGCTCCATCTTCAAACACTACAAGAGTTCAGGGCTGCTGAAGATGCCAT atggTCCTTCGTCCACCATCGGCAGCTGCATAATGTCGGCTCTTTCCATCCCTCCCTCACAAAAGACAAACATCTCTGTTGGACTGGAATCCATCCACAATTACGCCAACGTCCTAAACCCTGTCACTTTTGTCAGTACGGATCAGTACAGCGTTGTCGCCGTTTACACTGAAGTGGAGGTCGGTGCAGCTGAGGTGGACGAAGAAATGGTGGAGGCCGCTGAGGTGCAGGTCCAGACGGATTTCTATGAAGAAGAGATCATGGCCATGAGCGCAGAAAACGCCAGTGAGGAGGCTAACGGCTCGCGGGCGGAAGAAACAAGCGACACCGCGGGTGTTGCTAAAGCTCTGGAGACTCTGGCGAAAACATTTGCGCTGAGGAAGGAGAGCCTCGGTCAAGAAGTCCAAACGGGGAAGGAGGACTCGTCCCTTAATGATGAGCCGCGGCTTGGAGCAGCAACCGAGGAGGCAAAGGAGGATTTCCCCTCTGAAGATACGGGGAGCAATGTGAACTCTTTGGCAGACCTGAAGGGTAATCGTGCATCCTTTTCTGCTGATGAAGAAGTCACAGAAGAAGATCCAGTGTCTCCAGGGTCAGCTGATGTTCGCCGATCTACTCGTTTTCATGTGAAGACCTCAACCAGCAGGCAGAATACATGTGAAGTCGAGAAGCCAAAAGAAACAAGTGAAGAGCTAAAAAT GAGCAGAGCTGATGGATCTCTCGCCCCCTCCATCATAGCCATCAAAGGAAGTGAAG GAGATTCAGAAGAGCTGACCTCGATCATCTTCACCTGCTCTCGCTGTCCCTTCCACAGCTCTGAAGAAAACAGCCCTCCTCACTTCCACATGCAGAGCGTTCGCACTGAAGAGTACAGGACGCTTGCGGGCGCTACGTTTACCCCGTCGCCTTCCAGCACGGATGAAATTTTCACGTCGATTAAACTTTTCCCCAAAGGAAACACGGAGCAGGACGAAGCAGAACAGGGTGAGAGTCCGGGCAGAGGAAGCGTGTCTCAGCCCCGAAGCAGACAGAAGGCCCTGACATGTGAAACGTGCGGTAAGACGTTCACGCGCACGTCAGATGTCAGGCGGCACCAGCTCATCCACACTGGAGAGAGACCATTTCACTGCTCGCAGTGTAACCGAACCTTCCAGCACTCGTGGGACCTTGCCAAACACGAGAGCAAACATCACGGCGTGGACATTTCTTTCTCCTGCCGGCTGTGCGGCAGCTCCTTCCCCAACCTCCGCGCGCTCACCGGCCACCACAAGAAGTCTCACTCGCGGGAGAGCCGGCTCCCTCAGATCTGCTCCATCTGCAGCCAGAGCTTCCCCACGTCCTCGGAGCTGCTCGAGCACAGGAAGTCCCACGTCGCCGACAAGCGCTACCTCTGCCAGCAGTGCGGCGCGGGGTTCGACACGCTGCTCGCCCGCTCCAAGCACCGGCAGATACACCAAGTGAAGCATCAGTTTAAGTGTCAGCACTGTGAGAAGACGTACACGCGGAGATCTGACGTCAAGAGGCATTTAAGGACGCACACGGGAGAGAGACCTTACCAGTGCGACCAGTGCAGCAAACGCTTCTCTCTGCGCTTCTCGCTCATGAAACACCTTCGCGTTCACACGGGCGAGAGGCCTTTCCAGTGCTCCCAGTGCCAAAAGAGGTTCACGCTGGTCTCAGTGCTCGCTAGACACGAGAGGATGCACACAGGGGAGAAACCGTTCCTTTGCTCTCAGTGTGGGAAGGGCTTTTTGTCGCAGGGTGAGCTCACAAAACATCACAGGTCACACGTGGACGTCAGGCCTTACTCCTGCAACCTGTGTGACAAACGCTTCAAGAGCAAGAAAACCCAACAGGAGCACATCGTCTCCCATACTGGTGCCCGTCCATACCCCTGCACCTACTGCGGGAAGGGCTTCACAAAACCGTACGCGCTCACCAGACACAATCTCATTCACACGGGGGAGAGGCCGTTTCCCTGCGGGCACTGCGAGAAGACGTTTCTAACCCTCAACGAGGCGCAGCTGCACCAGCGGATTCACACGGGGGAGAGGCCGTATCCCTGCAGCGTCTGTGAGCTCAAATTCAAGAGCTCGTCGGTGCTGGCCCGACACAAACGCTGCCACTCAGGGCTCCGGACGCAGAAGCCGCACTGCGAGAAGTGCATGACGACGTTCACATCCAAGGCCAGGCTGAAGGAACAcatggagacacacagagaggagggagacgcAGCACAGTCTGTGAACACTTTGAAGCCTGAGGAAttgaacagttaa